The Drosophila suzukii chromosome X, CBGP_Dsuzu_IsoJpt1.0, whole genome shotgun sequence DNA window TTGAAATCTCTACATCTAGATTATATTATATGGTTTTACAGGATACCCATGGTATTCGGGTTTTTGGAAttgaatatatattattgcaatAATATTGAACTTATGATATCACATGCGATTTTCATAATACCTACTATACCATTACcagtataaatatttatctatttTTGTAGATCCTGCTGTTATAAAAGTATCAAGAGCTTATAATAGATTTCCCTCTGTGCAGGCCGTTGCCAAAGTGGAAAAGTGGAATGGAAAGGCTGGCTTTCCCAGTCTGGTTCTCGAATTCTGGCCAACTTGGAGATATTTCAAGCTGGCCAAATGTTCTTCTGCTCTCGAGCCGACAGGTTCTGCTTATTTTTCGGTACGTCGCGAAGTTTTCTTGACTTGCGGATCGGATTCGCCACCCGAAAACCAAACCGCGAAAGAGtttgataaatattttttatgttttgtgaTCAGTGATTGTGTTGTTTGTGATCCTGATTTCCGATCATAAAAGAAAAATGCCCAACTGAAGATCATCGGGATGGTAAGTGTGGAACAGTATTATTTATATCTCGTATGTTTTTGCCCAAGTCAGACATTTGCATCCAGATCCAGCAGATCCAGTTTCTGGCTGCTCTTGGACTTGGCCTTCGCCTATTTTCACTTAGTGGGCCAACAGGTTTTCCTTTTGGCATGTGCCACATTCGCTGAAAGTAAAccactaaaaaaataaatgagaaCGCAAGGAGTACACTCGAAATCTAGAAcaatcattttattttaaaaactccTAGGATTTAAAAGGGCGTTACGAACTACTGAATTACACTAtgaatataatattaaagtgATTAGCTTATAAgcaatataaatatttaaaatttttaagtatttacccatgtttatttaaaattacatAAGTATTTGGTGAATTATGTGAGATACTGGATAAAATGATTTAAGAAATTTCAAGATGATATATTGTAAGTTCAAAATTTCCATGGAGAAGTAGGCCAGTATTCTTATGTAAATCAACATTCAACCGAGTTCGTTCAGAACCTACAGCAAGGTTTTCCTAACCAGACAAAATCCAAGTTGCTACTTCAGGCGCTTGAACAAAATTTCACTTGCGATCTCCTATTGGAGATTGGATCCTTGAAGCTCATCGCCCACCATCACCATCGTTCATCAGtatcaccatcatcatcatcatgtACCGCCGGAACCGCTCGAGTGCCCAATCACCAATGCCCAGTCGCCGTCGTCGTTTGCGAAGCGGAGTGGAGCCGCCCACTGGAAATCCCGAGGATGACCGTATGTGCTGGATTTGTCTCAATGGCGACGAGGATCAGCCTCGCCGAGATTGGCTGCATCCGTGTCGCTGTCGCGGTACCAATAAGTGGGTGCACGAGGCCTGCCTGAGTCGTTGGATTGACGAGAAGCAGATCCAGGCGCCGGATGTCCCAGTTACATGCACCCAGTGCCGCACCCAGTACATTATAGTGATGCCGCCACTATGTCGCTTTGATGCTCTACTGGAGCTATTGGACAAGGTGTACGAACGCCTGTGTCCCAGTGTCCTGATGGGCATCCTGGCGTCCACCGTCTACTTCTCGGCCGTGACCTATGGAGCACTGACTCTGCTCGAAGTATCGGGCTTTGAGACGGGCATGCGTATACTCCAGGAGGATCCCACCTTGCTAATGATCCTGCTGCCGTCGGTGCCGGCACTCCTGCTCCTGGGCAGGATGGTGCGTTGGGATGATACCGTGATCCGTTGGCTGCGTCGTCACAATCGCTTGGGCGTTCCAGCTGCCCATCTGGACGCAATGGGCGAACCACTGCCCGGTGCGCCGCTGGATGATGACTACTTCGATCAGCTGGAGCGCGACCATCCGGACTCCGATGGCCAACTGGGCGGTGCTCTGGCCACCGAGCACCTGGGGCGTGCCTCCACCAGCTTTTGCATCGCCCTCAGTCTGCCCACCGTCGCAGTGATCCTGGGCCAGTGTCTCTTCGGCCGCCTGTTCGAGTGCAACAAGCTGCTGGCCATCTTCCTGGGCGGCATGTCCTTCGTGGCCACCAAGGGAATGGCCAGTGTCTATTTGCGACAGTCGCAGTATCAGCGCAAGCGCTACAGATTCGTGATGGACTACACTCCGGAGAATGTATCACAGACTAATCGTAATCGTAATCGTAATCCCGTCCAGAGGAACTAAGCTCGTCCATCTGGAACCCAccttgttatttattttttatgatgGCAACAAATCCAGCCATCAGCCATAgcatattttaataaatatttgacaAGTTCTCGAAACTAGTCACAAAAAAAGAGTCGAAATACTGTCTTATAAAtacctatttattttttggtagCTACCTcacatttttttgtattatctAAATTTTTTGCTATTACGAAAATTGTTCTTTAAGCTCCTATCTGTTATGATATTTAAAAAGTACTGAATTCATTAATATCAAAAGTTCGAAATCAAAATGGAGATATTTAGTTTTACTATTCCATTTTCTTATCGCTATACTCAATCCTAGCCTTTAAAAAACTTTGAGACAACTGAATTTAGCCACATATTTATTGACAATTGATAAAGAAAAATCGAAACATAAAGTAGCTCCAGGTCGCTGGAGTCATCGTCTCCGGGACTTTACCTGGCCGAGATCAAGGATCCAGCCAGAATTCTAAAAACAGTCTCAAATCCCAAGTAATCCCATAGTCTGTATTATAAATATTCATATAGATGGCAGCTATAGGGCGGCTAGGGCCCGCTTGAAGGCTCCCCACTTGTCTCCCACATGCCTTGCCCATCCCAAAATCCTGGCGCGGGATCTCTGGGCCAACGAAGGACCAGTGTTCTCCATCTCGATGCGTCTGCCCGGCCAGGCGAACATTGTTTTGGCGGCCACCGACTCGTCGAAAAGGAGCAAATAGCAGGGCCTCAGGCCCACCGATTCCTGGACAAAGTACTCCAAGAAGTGCTTCTGCGGCGAATGGGCAATGGACTCGTCCAACTCCGGTGGCAATTGGCAAATCACCAGAGCCCTTTGCGGTGAGGTTAGGATGGAGTTCCGCCAGCACAGTGGGTTCTCCGATTTCTCCTCACCCGGAGAGGATCGGGAGGGTGAGGGCTGCTCCTCCACCTGCTCCTGGACTTCCGGCTCCTCCtccggcggcggcggcgtcGGCGCCAGTGACGGCAGATCTAGTTCTTCGCAGTGAACCAAAGCCGTTTCCGGTTGGGCATACAAACGGATGGGTACACCTGGTGGATGCTCCAGGCTGCCAGTGGCCAGGAAGCGATACAGATACTTGAATGGCAAGCCCAGAAAGGCATAACTGGGCTTGGCACTTGGAGCACCCCACCGCCCCTGGTCATCCTTTTCATAGCTGATGCTCAGCAAATGACCGGGCTCCAAGGTGGGTCGGGCC harbors:
- the LOC108018984 gene encoding uncharacterized protein isoform X2 gives rise to the protein MDTPVPMAMVPTSLNPILIQRSMPAAVARPSQSRTKSPDNEAMDTVLVFNKEKVAPPASTWLIPLQRLMDEVREALRAQPHASDIRLLIFTAAASSQDHERTLIPVPPQFQAKPGSGCQVDRLRHSVADNWPSCRLMLDSPSADEQYADLTTDDVEALHLLHWLLVATPSSPTLRRMSGLHLRRLCRVLGLARPTLEPGHLLSISYEKDDQGRWGAPSAKPSYAFLGLPFKYLYRFLATGSLEHPPGVPIRLYAQPETALVHCEELDLPSLAPTPPPPEEEPEVQEQVEEQPSPSRSSPGEEKSENPLCWRNSILTSPQRALVICQLPPELDESIAHSPQKHFLEYFVQESVGLRPCYLLLFDESVAAKTMFAWPGRRIEMENTGPSLAQRSRARILGWARHVGDKWGAFKRALAAL
- the LOC108018984 gene encoding uncharacterized protein isoform X1, translating into MDTPVPMAMVPTSLNPILIQRSMPAAVARPSQSRTKSPDNEAMDTVLVFKSKEKVAPPASTWLIPLQRLMDEVREALRAQPHASDIRLLIFTAAASSQDHERTLIPVPPQFQAKPGSGCQVDRLRHSVADNWPSCRLMLDSPSADEQYADLTTDDVEALHLLHWLLVATPSSPTLRRMSGLHLRRLCRVLGLARPTLEPGHLLSISYEKDDQGRWGAPSAKPSYAFLGLPFKYLYRFLATGSLEHPPGVPIRLYAQPETALVHCEELDLPSLAPTPPPPEEEPEVQEQVEEQPSPSRSSPGEEKSENPLCWRNSILTSPQRALVICQLPPELDESIAHSPQKHFLEYFVQESVGLRPCYLLLFDESVAAKTMFAWPGRRIEMENTGPSLAQRSRARILGWARHVGDKWGAFKRALAAL
- the LOC108019011 gene encoding E3 ubiquitin-protein ligase MARCHF5 gives rise to the protein MYRRNRSSAQSPMPSRRRRLRSGVEPPTGNPEDDRMCWICLNGDEDQPRRDWLHPCRCRGTNKWVHEACLSRWIDEKQIQAPDVPVTCTQCRTQYIIVMPPLCRFDALLELLDKVYERLCPSVLMGILASTVYFSAVTYGALTLLEVSGFETGMRILQEDPTLLMILLPSVPALLLLGRMVRWDDTVIRWLRRHNRLGVPAAHLDAMGEPLPGAPLDDDYFDQLERDHPDSDGQLGGALATEHLGRASTSFCIALSLPTVAVILGQCLFGRLFECNKLLAIFLGGMSFVATKGMASVYLRQSQYQRKRYRFVMDYTPENVSQTNRNRNRNPVQRN